The following are encoded in a window of Rubellicoccus peritrichatus genomic DNA:
- a CDS encoding ribose-phosphate pyrophosphokinase, translated as MLESELKIFSGNANPQLAEEICEFIGVPLGKATVTTFPDGETFVRIDENIRGRDIFIIQPTCQPANQQLMELLIMIDAARRASASRITAVLPFFGYARQDRKDQPRVPITAKLCANLITAAGANRVLTMDLHAQQIQGFFDIPVDHLYASPVFSDYLQKLKLESDLVVYSPDVGGMKMAAAYASILNAPLGFVAKKRTSATNVEAFNLVGDVKDKDILLVDDMTETAGTLCAAANLLKENEARSVRAAVSHGVLNDIGYKRLENGILDELITTNTTPIEPRELPITVLSVANILGKAIKHIHSNESVTGLFDIKGF; from the coding sequence ATGCTTGAATCCGAGTTAAAAATATTCTCAGGAAACGCTAATCCACAGCTCGCAGAGGAAATCTGCGAGTTCATCGGGGTTCCTCTCGGTAAGGCGACAGTCACCACTTTTCCAGATGGTGAAACCTTTGTCCGCATCGACGAAAACATCCGTGGGCGTGACATATTCATCATCCAGCCGACTTGTCAGCCGGCCAATCAGCAGCTCATGGAGTTGCTGATCATGATCGATGCAGCGCGTAGAGCCTCTGCCAGCCGCATCACAGCCGTTTTGCCCTTCTTTGGCTATGCCCGGCAGGACCGCAAAGACCAGCCGCGCGTCCCTATCACCGCCAAACTCTGCGCCAACCTGATCACGGCAGCCGGAGCCAACCGGGTCCTGACGATGGACTTACACGCCCAGCAGATTCAGGGATTTTTCGACATTCCGGTTGATCATCTTTACGCATCACCAGTATTTTCCGACTACCTGCAAAAGCTCAAGCTCGAGTCCGACCTTGTGGTTTATTCACCGGATGTCGGTGGGATGAAAATGGCCGCAGCCTATGCGAGCATACTCAATGCCCCCTTGGGCTTCGTTGCAAAGAAACGGACCAGTGCGACGAATGTTGAAGCTTTTAATCTCGTCGGTGACGTCAAAGACAAGGATATCCTCCTGGTTGATGATATGACGGAAACTGCTGGAACACTTTGCGCCGCCGCAAACCTGCTCAAGGAAAACGAGGCACGTTCCGTTCGTGCAGCAGTCAGCCACGGCGTCCTCAATGACATCGGCTATAAGCGCCTGGAAAATGGAATTCTGGATGAGCTGATCACCACGAATACCACACCAATCGAGCCACGCGAGTTACCCATTACCGTCCTGAGTGTGGCGAATATCCTTGGAAAAGCGATCAAGCACATTCACAGCAATGAAAGCGTGACGGGCTTGTTTGATATCAAAGGCTTTTAG
- a CDS encoding PilX N-terminal domain-containing pilus assembly protein: MRSKVKRYNQSRQGSALTAVIIITMVIGIIVASIMQGTVTEMKVNGRYVSRLKAKSAAESAVEYGAAELAYRFENQSAFPSNELAAGNKPLSIPNTVTTLMQDSDIDGGAMEIKGGVIPPGEWMYFDSDDPSNEFDPMRGRRAYVREIELYGKGVAKASNGEDIDAYATELFQVRDAPLFANAIFYNSDLEINPGVDMDIYGPVHTNGDLYLGAKSSADLRFHDKVTSTGDIIHGEKWPVHISDGSNVFFPSALDPEISRSMRVDSAILDSSDPDWKEEASEHWNGYVQDGSMGVGEQNMVAFDEYEDDDFSTAADETNNAGYALIEPLLPNNHTDRKSSDVRSQKMAYKAGLLLRVETDPTKSVSDDDYYVVKAYKYERSNTSDPLSDLVLDANGDPTLLSVTLPVDIIGDPDADFANIESPIIERYSENTTTTTTTTTSSSGGSGSGSGGKGGKGGKGGKGGSSGGSSGGTTTTTTTTTTTTTVSDGLYDHREDLGISTLALDIGSLKSYIDSKDNSPSGFDNTYDVSKDWNGVVYVEFPTSSATESDGSFQYGDSAGQNTYGIVPSYHNDLALLIMDGKEIPEPSGMSQDGFTLATNAPLYVVGSFNADGVSHTNDATEVDDANEKPAALIADSITILSDNWKDNRAYSAYDGRTEVQDHRPANSYVEISAAIVSGTPNTVPNGSTYGDSSRPLSLGVVNLPRFLEKWTSQTLTIRGSLVSLYESEVRPKGAPTNFNDFYLPPIRDWGFSSLFASGNYPPGTPLIRTYRRLMFKEIDKATYDAAVAGL, encoded by the coding sequence ATGCGCTCAAAAGTAAAACGATACAACCAAAGCAGGCAAGGCTCTGCCCTCACAGCGGTTATCATCATTACCATGGTTATCGGTATCATCGTAGCATCGATTATGCAGGGAACTGTAACCGAGATGAAGGTCAACGGTCGTTACGTAAGTCGTCTGAAAGCAAAAAGCGCGGCTGAGTCTGCAGTGGAGTATGGTGCTGCCGAGCTGGCTTATCGCTTCGAAAACCAATCCGCCTTCCCCTCCAATGAACTTGCAGCCGGCAATAAACCACTGAGTATCCCCAATACCGTCACCACCCTGATGCAGGACAGTGATATTGATGGCGGCGCAATGGAAATCAAAGGTGGCGTTATTCCACCCGGTGAATGGATGTATTTCGACTCGGATGATCCTTCCAATGAATTCGATCCCATGAGAGGACGACGCGCTTACGTCCGGGAAATCGAGCTCTACGGAAAAGGCGTGGCCAAAGCCAGTAACGGCGAAGATATCGATGCATATGCGACTGAGCTTTTTCAGGTTCGCGACGCACCACTTTTTGCCAACGCAATTTTCTACAACTCCGATCTGGAGATCAACCCCGGAGTCGACATGGACATTTATGGGCCCGTTCACACCAATGGTGATCTTTACCTCGGTGCAAAATCTTCGGCAGACTTAAGATTTCATGACAAAGTGACCAGCACCGGCGATATCATTCACGGTGAAAAATGGCCCGTTCATATCAGTGATGGCAGCAACGTTTTCTTCCCCAGTGCCCTTGACCCGGAAATCAGCCGAAGCATGCGAGTCGATAGTGCCATTCTTGACTCAAGTGATCCCGACTGGAAAGAGGAAGCCTCAGAGCATTGGAATGGTTATGTGCAAGATGGATCAATGGGAGTCGGTGAGCAAAACATGGTCGCATTTGATGAGTACGAGGACGACGACTTCAGCACTGCAGCCGATGAAACAAACAACGCTGGCTATGCATTGATAGAGCCCCTGCTTCCCAATAATCACACTGATCGCAAATCGAGCGACGTACGATCACAGAAAATGGCCTACAAAGCCGGCTTATTGCTGCGTGTTGAAACTGACCCAACCAAATCCGTCTCCGACGATGACTACTATGTCGTCAAGGCGTACAAATATGAACGCAGCAATACTTCGGACCCACTCAGTGACCTCGTTCTGGATGCAAACGGAGACCCGACATTGCTCAGCGTAACACTTCCCGTGGACATCATTGGTGATCCGGATGCGGACTTTGCAAACATTGAGAGCCCGATTATCGAGCGCTACAGTGAAAACACTACCACGACCACGACAACGACCACCTCAAGTAGTGGTGGCAGTGGCAGCGGCAGTGGTGGCAAAGGAGGAAAAGGTGGTAAAGGCGGCAAAGGCGGTAGTAGTGGTGGCAGCAGTGGAGGAACCACGACAACGACCACAACGACAACAACCACAACGACAGTTTCTGACGGTTTGTATGATCACCGTGAAGACCTCGGCATCAGCACACTCGCCCTGGATATCGGAAGTCTCAAAAGCTACATCGATTCCAAGGACAACAGCCCAAGCGGCTTTGATAATACTTACGATGTATCCAAAGACTGGAACGGCGTCGTTTACGTCGAATTCCCAACAAGTTCTGCAACTGAATCCGACGGCTCTTTTCAATATGGAGACTCCGCTGGCCAGAACACGTACGGAATTGTTCCCAGCTACCATAATGATCTCGCTCTGCTAATAATGGATGGAAAAGAAATTCCTGAACCATCAGGCATGAGTCAGGATGGTTTCACCCTGGCGACAAACGCTCCTCTGTATGTTGTGGGATCGTTCAATGCCGATGGCGTTTCCCACACCAACGACGCCACTGAAGTCGATGACGCCAACGAGAAACCGGCTGCCCTGATCGCCGATTCGATCACCATTTTGTCTGATAACTGGAAAGACAACCGGGCATACAGTGCTTACGATGGACGGACAGAAGTGCAAGACCACCGGCCAGCGAATAGTTACGTTGAAATATCAGCGGCAATTGTTTCCGGCACTCCCAACACGGTGCCAAACGGATCCACGTATGGCGACAGTTCGCGGCCACTTAGTCTCGGGGTTGTCAACCTGCCGCGCTTTCTTGAGAAATGGACCAGCCAGACACTGACCATACGAGGCTCCCTCGTCTCACTTTACGAAAGCGAAGTGCGTCCGAAAGGTGCCCCAACCAATTTCAATGATTTCTATTTACCGCCAATCCGTGACTGGGGCTTCAGCAGCCTGTTCGCCAGTGGCAACTACCCTCCTGGCACACCACTGATTCGGACATACCGCCGCCTCATGTTCAAAGAAATCGACAAAGCCACCTACGACGCTGCCGTAGCAGGCCTTTAA
- a CDS encoding ABC transporter permease produces MSGSLNRVFSIARNTFLEALRQKFINVLVILAVALVLSSNFFRQFDFGSSELKFITDFGLGSILFFGSILAIISTAQLFFSEIENRTALTILAKPLYRSEFVIGKFLGILAMLGVFTMLMVGLLAAMLFWRESALMDRYPTSFEEGRIVSYSGLLLYGVVELLRFGIIAGFTLFIASFSNTNLYTVIVSFFVFVICQLQYVARDGWSDISNTFLKGIVWVLALLFPNFQLFNVAELLIFPSEESLSAGSALGIVGYGVVYIIAFNVLAFVSFRSREI; encoded by the coding sequence ATGAGTGGTAGTCTTAATCGCGTCTTCAGTATCGCCCGTAATACTTTTCTGGAAGCATTGCGGCAGAAGTTTATCAACGTCCTCGTCATTCTGGCTGTTGCCCTGGTATTGAGTTCCAACTTTTTTCGTCAGTTTGACTTTGGCAGCTCAGAGTTGAAGTTCATCACCGACTTTGGTTTGGGCTCGATTTTGTTCTTTGGTTCCATTTTGGCAATCATCTCAACTGCACAGCTTTTCTTCAGTGAGATTGAAAACCGTACGGCCCTGACCATACTTGCGAAGCCGTTATATCGGTCGGAGTTTGTCATTGGGAAGTTCCTTGGCATTCTGGCGATGCTGGGAGTTTTCACCATGCTGATGGTTGGCTTGTTGGCAGCCATGTTGTTTTGGCGAGAGAGTGCCTTGATGGATCGATATCCTACCTCGTTTGAAGAAGGGCGAATCGTCAGCTACAGCGGACTGTTATTGTATGGTGTGGTTGAGTTACTGCGCTTCGGTATCATCGCAGGTTTCACTCTCTTTATTGCGAGTTTTTCGAATACAAATTTATATACAGTCATCGTTTCGTTTTTTGTTTTTGTCATCTGCCAGTTGCAGTATGTTGCGCGCGATGGCTGGAGCGATATATCCAACACCTTTCTGAAGGGAATCGTATGGGTCCTGGCATTGCTTTTTCCAAACTTTCAACTCTTCAATGTGGCCGAACTTTTGATCTTTCCCAGTGAGGAGTCCCTTTCGGCTGGATCTGCCCTGGGCATTGTCGGATACGGTGTCGTTTACATCATCGCCTTTAACGTTCTTGCTTTTGTCAGTTTCCGCAGTCGTGAAATTTAG